In Toxoplasma gondii ME49 chromosome V, whole genome shotgun sequence, the DNA window CGTCTGTTCGCGTTATTTCGGGTCCAACAAAAGTGTGTCGACCTTACCACTTGAACACTTGGATGGCTGGTGCCTGGGCTTTTTGCATGAATTTCTCTGTGGAAGATGGCGACATCTTGGCGAACGCCTGCAGTGCCCAAACTTTCCTTCTAAGGATTTGTTTGCGGCGATGGAAACCGAAGACCGGAAACATATTGCGCATCAAGCACTCACATCACGGCGGGTGTTTTATCATTCCGCACTATGTTTCCTACTGCAGCAGTAATTTGTGCTTTATCTCACCGCCTCCCTGGACGACTGACCAACTGGAGCCCATGGGAATGCGGTGGAACTGTCAACAGCGACCCCGAACGATCACTTTGatctgcagctgcttccaGACTTTCGGACACATCTCATTCAAACTGTAGTTGGGTCTTAATTGCAAGTTACCAGAAATGTGAGGAAAGGCTCCTAGCTGTTATACATGCTGCGACAGGAGGTTCACGCAAGTAGCTGTTCTTATTCCTGATGAGTTGTCCTGTGTGCTGCTGACACAGAGAGCAACCACTTGGGGGAGTTTACTGCCGAACGGGGATATCGGCAGAACAACAAAAGTCCACGGTGTAGCAACTTCGCACATAAAACACGGCCACGATGTGTCAGTGGGTCAAGGAGCCGGGCCACACAATCGTGCGCTTCATCTGAAAACGTTTCCTAGGAAATGTGATTCTCTAGATTAACGTCCGTGTGCCGTATGCCTTTTGCTGAGTCAAGCGTGAGTGCTAAGATAGCTCGAACGGTGAGGTGCTCTACCGGAGACTGTTGGTATGTGCCGTTAGATTCAAAGTTCACGCGCACCATGGAAATGCCAGGAAATGCCTTATGAAGCTCTCTCGTACACTCAATTTGATTCGTCTATACTTCTCGCTGGCAAAGAGTCCTCATTCCttccagaagaaacagggGTTCTCGGACCAGTGCATATCTAGCTCCAAGCAAGCAAACGGTCTGATGCGAGCACTGCATGCTCGTCGATTCTGGTCAAGCACAGGTACCTTGATGTTTGTTGCACTTGTACACGAGTTCCACAGCGATTTCGCTCTCTTGTTTCACCGATTAGGAGCAGCACCTGTTCTAAAATCGCTACCATGCTGCGAAGTGGCATAGAAGGTTGAATTTCAGCTTCTCTACCACAGCTTTTCCGCTAGATTTTCACGTGTCGGATTAGATAGacgacagcagcagccgtATTTTCCAAGGAAATAGCATTGATTTCCAGACCTCTTATCAAACGACACTACAGCACCACAAGCTCCAGCTGAATCGGTGACTGGTTTAGGTGCTGTATCACCCGCGGAGAATCAATGTTGTTAAGCCAAAGGAAACACAGCCCTGAAAATCAATTACGTGATTCCCACGTAAAGAGCTCTGCGGTGTGAGGACTGTTCCATTTCGAAGCCTCCACGCTTGCCTAAGTTCTTGCTAGAGATTGTTACCTGAGGGAATTCTGCCACTGCCGTGACCGGAGGGAAACTGTGGTAAGCTTTGAAAGAGCCTGCCAAAGGCCCCACCGGAATGCAACAGCGAGACCTTGACGGTCTAATTCATACTTATTCGCGAATCATTCTGCCACATGAAGGTGCTTCTTGACAAGAGCACCCAAAGACTTTACTATTTGTTTCCCAGATTCTGGAGATGCACGAAAAATCTTCAACAGTGCTACGCACATGTGTAGCATTACCACACCGTGGTCGCTATGACAAGATATTTCAGAACGAGACGAACGTTTGCAGTGGTTTTGTCTGTTGAGTACCAGCCAGATAAACGAAGAATACGCGTCGGGTGTTCGTTTCTCGACGATGACAAAGCTCGTCTTGTTTCCGAAGCGTGATGTTACTTGCCAAACTCGCTGGAACCTCTGCAAAAAGAACCACTTCCCCCACGTTATTCTGCCATACAGGAGGTGACTCAGTGTAGCGTTGCGACTAAAACTGCCAGATGGCTGCGAGACAAATGCGTAGATGAGTTGAGTATGCTGGAACAAGATGAGAGTTTCGGTTGATGACCCTGAAAACTCGCCGTGTTTCCCCCTTTTTCGCACCCTCAAACTGCAGGTTCCCCTCGAACATGTATAGGAAAAGCTCAACAAGATCATGTGACTTTCGGAGTTTCGACGCCGACGTGATGAGCGCAAAATTCCAATGGACAAAAAGACCCATACTGAACAGCAGGCTTGGGCATTTCGTGGGACTTTGTCCGCAGCAGCCCTCCGAgcgccgtctctgtctccagcgtGAAGAATGGGAAGGTGGGATTTGCACGATCCTGGACGCACGACTTTCACTCAGGTCTTTCCCCTGAGTTGCAAACGATTCAGATGTGTTCTGTGGCTCGTCCTTATTTCCTGCTGACTTCGTGGAACACATTACTGCCACGCCGTTAACCAGCGACAGTGTCTTCAGCCGAGGCTCGCTGTGCGCAAGAAATAGCACGCTTGGAAACATGCAATTCATTAATTGTTAGAGACCAAAAGTGGTCTTCCGCCCACTTCATAATACAGTGACAGTCTTCGCCAGACGATGATGGGAATCAAATGGATGGAGCTAGACTGAATCGGGATTTCGTGCAGCAGTTGCTTTTGCGTTCCCGTCAGCGTCTTGCTCGCTGAACCGCGGTGCAGATTGCCAAACTGCCCgattttctccactttcggCTTCCACCATTTCAAAACCAACACACTGTGGAGCCGTTGTTCCTTCTGATGTCTCCGTCTGAAAACATCGGGAAGACATGCGCCAAGTTACTCAGTAGACGTTCTGTGTCGAACAGCGGGCGCCGCATCTCTGCTTGCAAGCACATTTTGGGGTCACTTTTCCGTGTGCTTCACCGTTCCGTTTGTCCaagaagaagtggaactTTGAACAAATCTTTGTCTCATGTTGCCCTCATCACCAGAAATTGTGCAGAAATAAATTAAGTGGAGATTCTTTCCCGAAACACCGAACTTCTtgcgttctctgtcgcggaTCGCCCGCTGGGCCCGTCTGACCGCCGGTCGGCTGCCGAATTTCCTTCGACGCCGAGCAAATTTGCAAGGCACTTTTACCGCTCGATTGTTCGCCGCTTCATTCGCGGCTCTTGAAGCAGATCCTGGAGCCGCTACACCGAAACGTTTTAGACCCAGACTCGTTTCCATCGTTCTGCCCGCGTCCGTGTCACGAAGACGGCGCTTTTCCTGAGCGTGaaactctcttcttcagtgtAGTCCTagtccagagagaaggcgatgcCAGCAAGTCTACACAACGGTTTCGGCCTGAGCTGCCGGCAGAGGGGGCGCCTTTTCGGCACTGCTTTCTCACCCAGTCTTCCCGTTGTCTGTTCACCCTCTCAGCGGGCCTGATCACGCTAATGCAAACCATGGTGTACGGAATTGTGATCTTTGCGAGTGAGGGCTCTGTGCCCTTGTTCTCGTCCTTCTACACTCCCGAAGGGAATGACGAGCAAATGCGAAAGCGGGAACAGGTGCGCAGAAACCAGTGTGTAAACATATCATAGAATTTAACGATTGACTCCCGAGAAACACCGATCGACGTTTTGTGTGCTGTCTATGAATCAGCTGGGAAAACCGTGCTGATCCATCCTTTGCCACAGTCgggcagatgcagagagtTCTAGTACTGGAAGCCTGCAACTCCTTGGAGTACAGAGGCCCTGCAGATAACGAACCGAGAATAGAAGACGAATTTATCTTTCGAGCACACTGATAGAACAGAAGgtccttttctcgccttcggctCTCCGTTCCTATTCAAGCGTTAGGTCCGCAAAGAAGACTGGCACCAGTGCAGCAGTGCGTTCATGCCAACTTTTCGACACACTTGTCAGGTTTCAGGTGCACACTGGAGACCACGGCACCTATTGCTCTCGCAAGAAACCACACTCCGAACCGAACCTTTGGAACTTCAAATTCGTGTAAGTGTGTTCAGCAGCCCTCACATGAGCCAGTAGGCACCGTGGACAACCAAGCTCACGTGCCTGTTGCGTTGGAtacttcttttctgtcgcagGCGGTCATTCGCCGCGTCGTCGAGGACCATCTGTTCCAAGTTCAGTGCACCCGAGACGTTCTCTTGGCTTGTGCCCCGTCGTCCATCGCTCCGACGccctcagcttcttccggTTCTTCCTTGTCCGCTCATTCCtacggaggaaagagactcACCGGCACCGGAGCGAGCGCCTCTGGAGGACGCGCGGGGCTCGACTCGCCGCAGCACCTCGCCACAAATGCAGTCACGGGGCCAGGTGGACAGACAGCGGACACAGAGGGTGTGGGCCATCATGGAGGCATGCTTGCGTCTGGAGGCGGCGGTGGATTTCGGTAAGTGTCGAAAGTCGGGATGCGAAATGGAGCTCTCGACTCAGGAGACCTTCTTTCCAGCGCGTACGGTTTAGCCTGGGGGACATCCTTCGATTGCCGGAGTGACCAACATGCTCACGTTTCCCCTTTGTTCGACGGGGAAGCGCTGTGCATCTCTACAGTCGAAGGCTCTCAGGAGTGTCAAAGCAAACACaaaacggcgaagaagacactaTGGTGTTTCTTTTCCATCATCTTTTACATACTGTTCCGTCTTGGTGTGTCTCGCGTTCAGCTGACGCAGAGCTGTTCTCCTGTACGTAGAACAGTTCTTTGATCAGGTGTCTCGGCCTCGTGACCTTTtcgcgtctgtgtgtcttgcACCCTCACGTTGTTCCTATCTTTCGCGCTCCTCTCCAGCcgtcctctgcgtttctctacGTTGTTTCCCTCTGCATCTCTGCTGGCGATGCGGGCACCTTCGCAGCTCTTTCCGTGGGCGCAGCGGCAGGCCGCAAACCCAAGCGCAAAAACGAGGCGGTCCAGGAAACTCGGGCGCTCAGGCGCCGGCGCCGGGAGCCTCTGCC includes these proteins:
- a CDS encoding hypothetical protein (encoded by transcript TGME49_220120); this encodes MQTMVYGIVIFASEGSVPLFSSFYTPEGNDEQMRKREQAVIRRVVEDHLFQVQCTRDVLLACAPSSIAPTPSASSGSSLSAHSYGGKRLTGTGASASGGRAGLDSPQHLATNAVTGPGGQTADTEGVGHHGGMLASGGGGGFRSFRGRSGRPQTQAQKRGGPGNSGAQAPAPGASALEAAEAEAKRREAAATAASFAAAEVMEGVLLLQPSSLFASPKIVVWKHVESISYALICGAVDNVLLGANFLTLFVHCLAECFATDKIISTQLFAQQLLSRPDIILLVLHFLLPGGQLLFINGSQAKFLKGKIKAALDQKKG